One part of the Cyprinus carpio isolate SPL01 chromosome A25, ASM1834038v1, whole genome shotgun sequence genome encodes these proteins:
- the LOC122135532 gene encoding LOW QUALITY PROTEIN: leucine-rich repeat-containing protein 10B-like (The sequence of the model RefSeq protein was modified relative to this genomic sequence to represent the inferred CDS: inserted 2 bases in 1 codon) produces the protein MGNSSRKEAQDKAGEKKEKKGDKGEEEEEKTAEKEEXEVMEDVELPLGVDKLLKSGDPVLDLSYYKFRRLPRQVLNLEYLEKLYVCGNRLRNVPKGIARLQGLRTLALDFNKLDDIPLSVCQLTNLTCLYLGSNRLMSLPPEVRNLQNLRCLWVESNFFQRFPKQLCDLPNLRSLQIGDNRLRMLPSDLWRMESLRGLWLYGNRFQEFPRVLLKMEQLEILDMDRNRISEFPNLHHLPALRLFSYDHNPVKEPPRVGEEVLIVGEGAEEVLQARGRRREAKEHAEKEAEEAAAVAAAAASPVIHGILKKLRINSALNLAAAKKKVTNESVPSTTPTGDENGPQNNDGGAEFERQGVAFFEEAGLGYDDDSLEYEREELICEGEGYESYEGAELEYEREEMDYEYEGEE, from the exons ATGGGCAACTCGTCCCGAAAAGAGGCCCAAGATAAAgcaggagaaaaaaaggaaaagaagggAGAtaaaggagaggaggaggaggagaaaacgGCTGAAAAAGAAGA GGAGGTCATGGAGGATGTGGAGCTTCCGCTTGGAGTCGACAAGCTCTTGAAGAGCGGAGATCCAGTGTTGGACCTGAGCTACTACAAGTTCCGTCGCCTTCCTCGTCAAGTCCTGAATTTGGAGTACCTGGAGAAGCTCTACGTCTGTGGAAACCGTCTCCGCAATGTCCCTAAGGGTATCGCGCGGCTGCAGGGTTTGCGTACCCTGGCGCTCGACTTCAATAAGCTCGATGACATTCCTCTGTCGGTGTGCCAGCTGACTAATCTCACGTGTCTTTACCTGGGAAGCAACCGGCTGATGAGCCTCCCACCAGAAGTGAGGAACCTGCAGAACTTGCGTTGCCTCTGGGTGGAGAGCAACTTCTTCCAGCGATTCCCCAAGCAGTTGTGCGACCTTCCCAATTTACGCTCACTGCAGATTGGGGACAACCGTCTGCGCATGCTTCCCTCGGACCTATGGCGCATGGAGTCCCTGAGAGGACTCTGGCTGTATGGAAACCGCTTTCAGGAGTTTCCGCGAGTGCTCCTCAAGATGGAGCAGCTGGAGATTCTGGACATGGACCGCAATCGGATATCAGAGTTCCCAAACTTGCATCATCTACCGGCGCTGCGACTCTTCTCCTACGACCACAACCCTGTGAAGGAGCCACCACGTGTAGGGGAGGAGGTGCTTATAGTCGGGGAGGGGGCTGAGGAGGTGTTGCAGGCTAGAGGGAGAAGGAGAGAGGCAAAAGAACATGCAGAAAAGGAAGCAGAGGAGGCGGCAGCCGTGGCGGCAGCGGCAGCCAGTCCGGTCATTCATGGAATACTCAAGAAACTCAGAATAAACTCCGCCCTTAACCTGGCAGCTGCTAAGAAAAAGGTAACAAATGAGTCGGTTCCATCAACAACCCCAACTGGGGATGAGAACGGACCACAAAATAATGACGGAGGTGCTGAGTTTGAGAGACAAGGTGTGGCCTTTTTCGAGGAGGCGGGGCTTGGTTATGACGATGACAGTCTGGAGTATGAAAGGGAGGAGCTAATCTGCGAGGGGGAGGGGTATGAAAGCTACGAGGGGGCGGAGTTAGAGTATGAGAGAGAAGAAATGGACTATGAATATGAAGGGGAAGAGTGA